From the genome of Rhodothermales bacterium, one region includes:
- a CDS encoding DUF3047 domain-containing protein — MARKLLLPVALLFTLAGMAPQTLEPPPGKTVTIDDFESYSDGSLPTRWKYLQDKQLVWVNPTHMRENEKFYVAEEKGNKFLRAFTHGEAVHLTMANEVDGFDWDVRTHPILRWDWRALQLPADAREDEDSKNDAGLGLYVYFSFEGFIIKRPKGIKYSYSSSLPVGTVLKQDKLRVIVVANGAEDFGKWLHFERNVVDDYRAVFGEDPPDRPLSIRLWSDSDNTNGYGEGDFDNIALAPR, encoded by the coding sequence ATGGCTCGAAAACTCCTACTGCCGGTCGCGCTGCTATTCACGCTGGCCGGCATGGCCCCCCAGACCCTGGAACCGCCTCCGGGCAAGACCGTCACGATCGACGACTTCGAGTCGTACTCCGACGGAAGCCTGCCGACGCGCTGGAAGTACCTGCAGGACAAACAGCTCGTCTGGGTCAACCCGACCCATATGCGCGAGAACGAGAAGTTCTACGTAGCGGAGGAGAAGGGAAACAAGTTTCTGCGCGCCTTCACCCACGGCGAAGCCGTGCACCTCACGATGGCGAATGAAGTCGACGGTTTCGACTGGGACGTTCGCACGCATCCGATCCTTCGGTGGGACTGGCGCGCGCTCCAGCTGCCGGCCGACGCCCGCGAGGACGAAGACAGTAAAAACGACGCCGGCCTCGGCCTGTACGTTTATTTCTCGTTCGAAGGTTTTATCATCAAGCGCCCCAAGGGCATCAAATACTCGTACAGCTCGTCGCTCCCTGTCGGCACCGTGCTCAAACAGGACAAGCTGCGCGTCATCGTCGTGGCCAACGGCGCCGAGGATTTCGGCAAGTGGCTCCACTTCGAACGCAACGTGGTCGACGACTACCGAGCGGTTTTCGGTGAAGATCCCCCCGACCGGCCGCTGTCCATCCGCCTCTGGAGCGACTCGGACAACACAAACGGATACGGCGAAGGGGATTTTGACAACATCGCGCTCGCGCCACGGTAG